In Thermospira aquatica, the following proteins share a genomic window:
- the lepB gene encoding signal peptidase I — protein MFSKKEKPKPQTMKEKILYNLKEIFEAYVIVLILRIFLLEAYQIPTQSMVPNLLVGDIFMVSKLGMGSYIPLVHGKIPGFRNPKKNDIVVFISPAWNSPGIWGEVVSLFSLSLINIDNTYDNPKNLVKRVVAEPGDRIAMSNSQLIINGKPVETTFVVMKNEKVMAPSKQVSYYDFNVYEESFGNERRIVQHLLGRYFLFNIPTFSEAMRYLTTDTIVTNFDAYRLVLLWHFPEVYIPKKGDVLDLTKTTGYEKYLYKLLVERESKGRVEIHEGKFFLNGVELTRWTVRDDYYLCMGDNRDLSEDGRYFGLVPRNNIFGQPLLRYFPFTRLGIWLFNETRRSILKREL, from the coding sequence ATGTTTTCAAAGAAAGAAAAACCCAAACCTCAAACAATGAAAGAAAAAATCCTTTACAATCTCAAAGAGATCTTTGAGGCGTACGTTATTGTTTTGATTTTACGTATTTTTTTGCTTGAGGCCTATCAGATTCCCACCCAGTCGATGGTTCCCAATCTTCTTGTTGGAGATATTTTCATGGTTTCCAAACTCGGGATGGGATCGTATATCCCTCTGGTACATGGCAAGATTCCTGGTTTTCGTAACCCAAAGAAAAACGATATTGTGGTATTTATTTCTCCAGCGTGGAACTCTCCTGGCATCTGGGGAGAGGTAGTGTCGCTTTTTAGTCTCTCTCTTATTAATATTGACAATACCTACGACAATCCTAAAAACCTTGTGAAGCGTGTGGTGGCTGAACCTGGCGATAGAATTGCTATGTCCAACAGTCAGCTTATCATCAATGGAAAACCTGTTGAGACGACCTTTGTGGTGATGAAAAATGAAAAGGTCATGGCACCCAGTAAACAGGTTTCGTATTATGATTTTAATGTTTATGAGGAGTCATTCGGGAATGAAAGGCGGATTGTTCAGCATCTTTTGGGGCGGTATTTTCTTTTTAATATTCCTACCTTTTCAGAGGCTATGAGGTATCTCACAACGGATACCATTGTAACGAACTTTGATGCGTATCGTCTGGTGCTGTTGTGGCATTTTCCCGAGGTCTATATTCCCAAAAAGGGGGATGTGCTTGATCTTACGAAGACGACAGGGTATGAAAAGTATCTCTACAAGCTTCTTGTAGAGAGGGAATCGAAGGGGCGTGTGGAAATTCATGAGGGGAAATTTTTCCTCAATGGCGTAGAGCTTACTCGATGGACAGTTCGGGATGATTACTACCTCTGTATGGGAGATAATCGAGACTTGAGTGAGGATGGGCGGTATTTTGGTCTCGTGCCGAGAAATAATATTTTCGGCCAACCGCTTCTTCGATACTTCCCTTTTACACGCCTGGGAATATGGCTTTTCAATGAAACAAGGCGATCGATTTTAAAAAGAGAACTCTAA
- a CDS encoding PIN/TRAM domain-containing protein, whose protein sequence is MRQGSKKRGKNFLRRIVVAIMFFVLAGIHFVLFGQWITFVFAIGATVLTWFLEAWLYPKRGVILFAFGGMILGYFVANLVWNVVNQMALLRLPQAYQFYFLAAMMYVGFYLPYSAKRLAFGGIGLEEEKSSVELKILDTSVIIDGRIADVADTGFLSGVVIIPKFVLNEIQALADSRDPIKRSRARRGLDILNKLKENSLIELRIVSRDFPDIRGVDMKLIALAKELHANIVTNDYNLNKIAKLDDIRILNINDLANALKMVFLPGEELELDVLKEGKEPNQGVGYLPDGTMVVVANGQSYIGRKVVVKVTSVLQTSAGRIVFTEVKK, encoded by the coding sequence ATGAGACAGGGTTCTAAGAAACGGGGAAAAAACTTTCTTCGTCGAATAGTTGTGGCGATAATGTTTTTCGTGTTAGCAGGGATTCATTTTGTGCTTTTTGGTCAGTGGATTACTTTTGTGTTTGCTATTGGTGCTACCGTACTTACGTGGTTTCTTGAGGCTTGGCTTTATCCTAAACGAGGTGTTATTTTGTTTGCCTTTGGAGGGATGATTCTGGGATATTTTGTCGCAAACCTTGTGTGGAATGTTGTCAATCAGATGGCTCTTCTTCGATTGCCTCAGGCGTATCAATTTTATTTTCTGGCAGCCATGATGTATGTGGGTTTTTATCTTCCCTACAGTGCCAAGCGCCTAGCTTTTGGGGGTATTGGACTGGAAGAAGAAAAATCTTCGGTGGAGCTGAAGATTCTTGATACCAGCGTGATTATTGATGGCCGTATTGCCGATGTTGCGGACACAGGATTTCTTTCAGGGGTGGTTATCATCCCCAAGTTTGTATTGAACGAGATCCAGGCGCTGGCGGACTCTCGGGATCCGATCAAGCGGAGCCGGGCAAGACGCGGTCTGGATATTCTCAACAAGCTCAAGGAAAATTCTCTTATTGAACTTCGTATTGTTTCACGGGATTTTCCGGATATTCGAGGGGTGGATATGAAGCTCATTGCACTTGCCAAGGAACTTCATGCCAATATTGTTACTAACGATTACAACCTCAACAAGATTGCCAAACTGGATGATATCCGGATTTTAAATATCAATGATCTTGCGAATGCGTTGAAGATGGTGTTTTTGCCAGGTGAGGAGCTGGAACTTGACGTGCTCAAAGAAGGCAAGGAGCCCAATCAGGGAGTGGGATATCTTCCTGATGGTACGATGGTCGTTGTAGCCAATGGTCAGTCGTACATTGGACGAAAGGTTGTGGTGAAGGTAACAAGTGTTCTCCAGACATCGGCTGGGAGAATTGTGTTTACCGAGGTAAAGAAATAA
- the ispF gene encoding 2-C-methyl-D-erythritol 2,4-cyclodiphosphate synthase: protein MFRVGLGYDLHRLAPGLPLWIGGVAIESAWGCIAHSDGDVLIHALIDALVGPFAHTDIGSLFPDSDPRYKQVRSVELLTDVVERFLKDITIHNIDVVIILDQPKLSPYRDRIRQTLADILGISLDAIHVKAKTSEKTSENTISCYVVALLEKKSKEKNHVFKERKTQTSNNERKNPLQSQRDL from the coding sequence ATGTTTCGTGTAGGGTTGGGCTATGATCTTCACAGACTGGCTCCCGGGCTTCCGCTCTGGATTGGGGGAGTGGCCATAGAGTCTGCCTGGGGATGCATAGCTCATTCTGACGGGGATGTTCTTATTCATGCTCTTATCGATGCACTGGTGGGACCTTTTGCCCATACGGATATAGGGTCACTTTTTCCTGATAGTGATCCCCGCTACAAACAGGTACGAAGTGTCGAACTTCTCACCGATGTTGTTGAACGATTTTTAAAGGACATTACCATTCACAACATTGATGTGGTTATCATCCTTGACCAACCAAAACTTTCTCCCTATCGTGATCGTATCCGTCAGACTCTCGCTGATATTCTTGGTATTTCTCTTGACGCTATTCATGTAAAGGCGAAAACATCAGAAAAGACTTCTGAGAATACTATATCCTGTTATGTTGTGGCGTTACTCGAAAAAAAATCTAAGGAGAAAAATCATGTTTTCAAAGAAAGAAAAACCCAAACCTCAAACAATGAAAGAAAAAATCCTTTACAATCTCAAAGAGATCTTTGA